TCGTCACATGCAGAAGCAAACGGTGAGTCTTGTACCAAGAAGATagggaaaatgaattttcaaGGTATGTTGGAAGATGActacaaatattatataatttttgagGACTGTGTGATATTTGTGGCAGCTTCCAGCTTTTTAAAGTTGTGGGgcatactctggtttctcttcagattgTATAAATCTTTCGCCTTTTACTAAAGTTGTGGGGCAGGTTCCAATGTAAGTAAATATTAACTGTTATGCTTTTGTGttcataatgttatttttttatttttttaaagaaaaaaaatttttttttaatttatgatagtcagagagagagagaggcagagacacaggcagagagagaagcaggctccatgcaccgggagcctaatgtgggattcaatcccgggtctccaggatcgcgccctgggccaaaggcaggtgccaaaccactgcgccacccagggatccctataatgttattttaaaaaaaagatcttttcattggagagaaagagagagagtgcagtgTGGACGGGCAgcaggagggggaaagggaatcttaagcagactccccactgagcacagagcctgatgcaatcccacgaccctaaggtcatgacctgagccaaaaccaagagtcagttgcttcaccaaaggagccacccaggtgcccccataaggTTATTTTTAAGGAGGGCTCCTCAAAACTGTGTATGCTTCAGGCCTCATAAAATGTGCATTCACCCCTATGGCTCTAGGAAAGAAGTAGAGCTGAGATCCTCGTTACATGACCAGTCAGCATGTGTAGAAATTTAGATTCAGGCCTTTTATAGTCAAGGATAATTTTGCAATATGCAATGGATGATTTTGTTCAaggcatataaagaaaaaaatgtttaagtgaaACAATTATTAACTTCAGAGGAAACAGAAGTTGCGCAAGAAAGAGATTTCCATGTGCGTGTATTATTCCTGgtaataaatctctttaataaatcaCACCTACATACACATCCACACCCTGCTGGTTCTTCGGAGAGCCCTGACTAGTCCAATGGCCACGAGATAGTTAACTCTGGGAGAAGTGGGAGGCATGAGGAGCATCCCCGCGCgtgtgtgagacagagaaacattttttttactaataGTAGGTACTGGTTgtgtagtaaaaaataaaacaacaaatctgAATTGTCTAAAGAGCCTCTTATTATCAGCTTCAGAATGATTTTGCAAGGTGCAATGTGGCCACTATGGAGGTGGCTCGTGACACCCAGTGCTGTTAGGAGTCCGAAAAGGAGGTCCCACTGCAGACAGGGCACAGCACCCTGGACCCCCCTTTCCTTAGTGAGCATTTTCCACAGGCTGGGCAGTGGGGCCATCGCCCCCAGGGTTGGGGAGAGCACCGTTGTTCCCCGAAACCTCTTCTGCAGAAAATcccacaggggtggggggagttgttccccaggccctctgcccccacccacgGCCTCCAGCAGAGCATCTGTGctccaagccccccccccccccagcctccctgacCTGCATCCCTCAGGATCAGTCTCAAGGAGCAGCCATCAAGGACTAAATGTGTCTCTTCAGGAAACCCCCTCCCCTTTGCTCCCCACATCTCCCAGTCCTGAACTACCAGTTCACACAATTCCAAGTACTTGCATCTTCTCTCTGTACCCTGCCGAGCGGGCTCCACATTATAACCAGAACAGTGACTTGCCAAAGGAGGCAGGACTGCAGTGTCTCTGGGGGTCCCAGATGCTTATGGCCCCCCCTCCACTGTGCCCCAACCCCACTCCAcctctgtttttccttcctttgaaacCCCCAGTGGAGAGctgggagcggggcggggggacgggcTCCTAACCCGTCACGTTCCGCCTCATCTCGCACACCCAGCGCTGCACCTGCTTGCAGAAGTTGTCATTCCAGCGGCCATTGGCCCGGACTTCAGCACAGTCTTCACCTCCGCCCACCTCGTGGCCCTGCCAGTCGTCTGGTTGGGTGGCCGCCCAGTTCCTAGGAAGGCAGGGTATTGCTCGAgctctggcccccacccccacaaccctCAGCCCCCACCTCAGAAGAGCACAGCCGAGGAGGAAGGGTCCTGGGAGTGAATGCTGCGGCCTTGAAGGGACAGGCTTGGGGAATTTGGGCCCCAAGGGAAGGATGGGCGGGGACAGGGGCAAAAGACCAGGTGGCTGTCTCCAGGCCAAACTAACAAAGCGGAGGGGGAGCCACTTACTTGTAGCTCTGCTGATAGTCGGTGCCGTCCACCCATCTCCAGGAGCCCTCACTGTCGGTGAGACCTATCCAGGTATCGAAGGGGTTGGTGTGTTGTAGGATGAACTTCTGGAAGACAGGTGGGGGGAAGCTTCCAATCCTCTGAAGCTCGAGCAGACAGTAGCTGTGGCTGCCTCCACCAGGCCCAGCTCCATCCATCCCCAGGCTGAAGCCTCAGCTCCCTACACAACTgttcctgctttttcttctggAACAGGAGTTAGGGTTTAGAGGACTTTGCGGGGCTAAGACTCGTGCGAAGTGCTTTACGAAGATGATCTTATTCGATCCTTAGAAAGCTCTCTAAATCAGGTACCCCGGTGATTTGCACTTCGCATGTGAGATCAGGGGACTCGCAGTAGTCGGCAGAGCCCAGAAAGTCCAGGGCCCACCAGGGTTTGTGACCGCTGCCCCCTGACCGACGCCCCACCTCATTCCCAGCTCACAGCTGCCACCCCAACCCTCATCCTCTGCTGTCCTCTGCCCACCACCTCAAATTCTTGGAATCCTGACTCTGGCCTCTGTCCCTGTTGCCCCCGTGGAACTCAATGCCCTTTCACGATCTCGGTGTCACTCCCCTCTCAGGGGCATGGgtccctgcccctgcttctctACATAGCTGTCACTTCTAGAGTTTTGCCAGGCTCTGGAGCCTCCAAGCTTGGGCCCACTCCAACTTGGCTACATGGGGTCCAAGATCTGGGCTGGAAATAGGAGGCTGCTCGGGTTGTATGGGCAGGGACTGGGGAGAAATTGGCCCTGAGACAGCTCCCCCAGACTCATACACCCCCCCTAGGTCaacagaaccccccccccccccaccagtgGCCTTCTCTTTACAGATGGGACTTAAGCCCCATGGTTTGGGAGGGTGACAGAAGGAAGGTGtggaggaaggaaacagagggGTAGCTGGACTAACATACCCGCTTCACTCTTCCCTCAGCGAGTGGAGGGTCTACGATCCCATTTGGAGGGAAATTTCCTAATTCCATTTGCTTCCTAGATACCCAGTAATGATTGCAGACCACCCCCTGTGAGCACAGGTATGGCAGTGCCCTCAAATTCCAGAATCCTGCAAACCAGACCATGTTCTGTGCTGGAGGAGTGGCCCTCAGAGGCTGTGGGGCTGCCTCACAAATTCACAGGAGTCAACAGAGCTGGAGGCAAAGTGCTGGAGCCCAGGTATTCTATTCACTGCCACCTGCTGCCCCGTCCCCTGTTCCCGCCACGGCCGGAAGCTGAATAACTGAATGGAACACAAATTGGCCATATCCAGCCCTCTGTGTTGAAGACTGAGGGGAGGAATCAATAGTGCCAGATGATTGGAGAAGACAGTCCAGGAGAATTCATCTCCCCTATTCCTGGGTAAACAACAGGCAAGAAAGAATGGCATCCATTCATAAACATGGCAGAGGGGGGATTATCATGGAACTTATGCAAAAAGTagagaggaggaagatgaagaggaggaCAAGGAAGAAGCAAGAACTCTGATATTAAGAATtgacgtaaaaaaaaaaaaaaaaagaattgacgtgagggcacctgggtggctcagtggtggagcgtctgtcttccactcagggtgtgaccccagggtcctgggatcaagtcccgcatcaggctccctgcagggagcctgcttctccctctgtcagtgtctctgcctctctctgtgtctctcataaatgaataaataaaatcttgaaaaaaaattaaagaggagatgaatgatataaaatatcaaagaagACCTCCAAGAGGAAAGATGACACCATGGTAAAGTGAGGGGAAGAAACCCAAGAGAAAGATTTGAGCCACGGGGGACGAGCCTAGGAACTCAGCAGAAAGGTGAGTCTGGGGTGTGAAGGATGAGCTTGACAACAAGACCGCAgctcagagggaaaggaaaagacaggagCAATGGCTGTGGGCAGCAGACAACAGAGGGATGTTTGGATGACCCgttccagagaaagaaagagaacacacaagaaaaaaaagttcaaagaaaaaataaaaaaagaaatgttcaaatttttttcaaaaatattttaaaatatatatttaagaatttagGAAACCTCCAAAATGTACGAATTAAGAGGATGCTCCTGGCCCCAGGGCCAAAATACAGAGAGAAGGGGCAACAGCAAGATATATCTGGATGAGGCTAATGAAattcaaagacagaaaagactCCAACTATTCAGGCAAAATGCTTACAGAGTCTCAGAGAAGAAAGAACGAGACATTAGAAACTTCAAAGTTGCCAAGAGACTAGATCTTCATTGCTCTCCCCAGAAAAAAGTGATAATTATATGACGTGCTAAGGGTGTTAGCTGATGCTATGGAGCAATCACATTGCACTACGCGCATTGGATCCCTCAAACGTATACAACATTATATGttgattatttttcaatttttaaaaaaagaacgaggcagggcacttggctggctcactCGCTAGAACATGgaactctagatctcagggtccagggttCAAGCCATATTGAGTGTGGAACCTACTTCCAAAAAGAGGAGACATTTGAAGAAGAATCAGCGGGCTGGTTTCCTTCTTCATATGGAAAGTCAAAtgaaatctttgattttttttttgaagctaatCAATCTCAGCCCATTGTTTAAGATTATCACAGTAATCACTAGTATAGCCCAAAATAAGTGACACCTAGTTGGAGATACcataggggaaaaaacaaaaaagaatacatcTCACACAACAAATGTGAGGAAACAAACGGAGGACATTGACAGAAAAGAAGACAGGCTTGAGATTAAAtgtgtctattaaaaaaaaaacgtaggGGATCcttgtgtggctcagcggtttggcgcctgcctttggcccagagcgcgatcctggagtcccgggatcaagtcccacgtcgggctcccgacatggagcctgcttctccctcctcctgtgtctctgcacaaccccccccccgtgtctatcataaataaataaataaatctttaaaaaaccataaatgaGGTACACATCTATTAAAAGAAGACTcttaatcagtttttaaaaatcaaaaacatagggcacctgggtggctcagtggttgagcatctgccttccgctcagggcgtgaccccaggactctgggattgagtctgacatcccagcagggaacctgcttctccctctgcctgtgtctctgcctctctctctctctctctctctgtgtgtgtctcttgtgaataaataaaatcttttttaaaagaaactgcctGGTACAGAGCAAAGACTCAGTGATTATCACCAGTCATATCctcgttttttaaaaagtccactaCCTACCCTAACAGCTTGGTTGTCCGTGGTGAACTCTGGTGTtgggggcagtgggcaggagaGACCTGGAATGCTCTAGAGGGACCCACTCACCCACGGCAGGTGTGTCCCTGGGAATCCTGCCCACGCGGTCCCTTATACTCAGTGACCCCCTCATCCCACATCCAGCAAGAAGGGACTGAGCGTCTGCACTGTGTTCTTCAGCCAAGCCCCTGGCCCTTGGATCCTGTCTCCTGACCTGTCGCTGGTCACCCGctcacctgcccaccccccacccccagctcccggTTGTAATGCCCCACCTCCTAGAATCGGTGACTGTCTCACCACAGCCTTCCCAGGGCTGTGCTGGACTTCTGCTTCTGGACCCTTCCTTTGGTTCCCAAATAACAATAAAGCAGCGGGACCAGCCTCCCAGCTGCACCCTGGGAAGGGTCTAGTCTCACCTGCTCCTCCCTGGAGTTAACGACCACCAGGTGCGCACTCTCCAGCTGGCAGTACTTCTCGGCCTCCTCCCAGGTCTTCCCGGAGCGGGAAAACCAGTAGCAGCTGCCCTCGTACTCCAGCCAGTTGACCGGGCAGCAGTCGGTgcctgcgggggggcggggaggggatggggcggggggatTAGGTGCACGGAGGACGCGGGCACGCGGGGCCTGCGGACTCCCCTCCATCCCTACCGTTGCTCTGGAAGAACGCCACCTGACACGTTAGGATGCGCAGGTCCGAGGGGAAGTGCTTCAGGTGCAGGAGCAGGGTGGCGTGATCTAGGGCACCAGGGAGGGTGTGATGCGGCGCGCTGGCTGGGgatgcgcgcgcgcgcacacacacacgcacgctgCACGCACTCGGGAGGGTGTCTGACCTGCCTTCACGTCCCTCTGCTGTTTCTCCAGCTTGGCTTCCAGAGAGGTCAGCTGGCTACTGGCACCGCTCCCTGAAAAAGGAAAGCTTAaccatttcctcctcccttcgACCTCTTGAAGCTCCCTCCATCCTCACCCACCCTCACTCACCCTCACTCCAGTGCTCCCGTGACCTCCGCCCCGACTCCCCCGCCCAAGTCCCCGCAGTGACTTTGCAAGGCACagacctgcctccttcccacccaGCCCCTGCCACACTGCAAGGGGTCACAGTCCCCTCCGGCCTCACAGATTCTGTTCTCTCCACCTGGCACGGACCCCCACCGTGCTCGCCTACCTGTCCATCCTTCCGAGCCCCTGAGCCCAGGGGTCAGCATCCCTGGAAGCCTCGCCCAGCTTTCCCGGCTGGGCCCCCCACCCTGCATACCCGGCCTGGGGCTCCCAGCAAACCCGGTGTGGATGAGCCGCGGGGAGTCACCCACCCACCATCAGAGAGGAGGACACCGAGCTCCATCAGGACCCCTGAGGAGAAGTGGCTGAAGTTCTCTTTGAGGATCCGAAGGTCCTCTTCTAGCTGAGCTCCTTGCCGGGAGGCAGGCAGAACAGGACAAAGTGGAGAGGGCAGCGACCCAAGTGACAGCCCACGCCCAGCCACGTGCCCCGCTCCGCCCCATCACCCGCCCCCACGGTTGTCCCAGCGCTGCCTCTTTCTGGCCCCTCTCAGAGCTCTCAGAGCCATCGTAGGCCCCTGGcgccaccccatcccccacgGCACCCCACGACCCTCACGTTGGGACCCGATCACGCAGATCGCCACCAGCATCAGGACGTTGAAGCCTAGGACAAGCAGACTGAGGCGGAATCCAGAGCAGAGACGCTGCAGCAGAAGGGGCCGGTGGGGAGGCAACCCTGCAGGAGATGGGGTGTCAGAGGAGAAGCAAGGGGACCGGCCGACCTGGACAGTGGACACGTGCAAGCATCGGGGAGACAGAGGTCTGAGGAAGTGGAGCCCTGGTGGTAGATGGGGGTGAGCTGTGGGGGGAGTTGCTGGGCTTTGACCCCAGGGGTCAGGCATTGCACACATTTGCACACTCACCCCCATGTGAACACATGCAGATGTGCACACACAGCAACTCAGGTGCGTGCAACATGAAGGCACAGGGTAGTCACATCACCTGTGTGCAAAACCCCGGGCTTGGACCTGGGGACCCAGAGGCCAGGCCCTGCGTTCTTGCCACCCATGCCTGGGCCCTCAGAAAGTCCCCACAGGAGCAAACCCCTCATTCCTGGGCCTTCCACTCCCCAGGTCAGCCCTCTCAGCCCTGTCCTGTGGCatcccaccaccccctcccccccatccctgctcccatCCTCACCCCCGCCCTGGAACCACCAGAACCCCTGCTCCCTGGCGACCTCTCCCCTCTAGCCTCAGCACCTTGCAGAAGCCTCTCCCTGCCCTTAGCCAGAATGAACCCctgacccccccacacacacacatgcttttcTCACTTTGCTCTCACACTCCacactgtgcacacacacacactgaggcaTGCACATTGCTGCATGCACACTCGTTGCCCCTCGCATGGTCCCATCCCCACTGGCCCCTGCCACCCTCGCTTTGGGACCGGGTTATGTGGCCGGCCACCAGCAGTGGGACGTTGACACCCAGGATGGGCACACACTCTCATTAAcactctcacactcacacacattaACACACACACTGTCTCGTACACACTCTCCTGTGTGGTAGCACACGCTGACACATCTTCACACgcgtacacacagacacacacagtgtCACACACTCACAAATACACCTGCAGTTTCACAGGCACTGggtggctccccaccccccagcccctggccagtGTGCCCTCCCCGCTGAAGCTCCTGAGTTTGCATTATCCACCTGCAAACAAGATGCTTCCTCTTTGCCTCAGACCCCACTTTCCCATATCCTCATCCCATCCTGGGCCAGTCGGTCAGGGGCCCAGAGTCCTCTGCCCAGTGTACCTCCTGCCACCATCCTGCAGTGGGCACTCCCTGTGCGGGATCACCCAGACCTCCTGAGATCTTTACACCAATGACTGTCACCATCCTCCACTTCAGACACACTCAGGACCCCATCTTGATTCACAGAGGCCATGTCTTTGACCCCTCCACTGCCCGCTCCCCTCTCTGGGTACAGCCTCCCCTGTGcctgtcaccccttcccctcACACCCGTCCCATCGCCTGGGCTTCTCTCCACACAGAAGCTCTTGCTGACCACAGTCATCCCCATCCAGCTAGGACCCCAGGGCTCAGTCCAGCTTCTCTCTCCAACCCTGTCTACTCATGAGGCCCCTGTCCTGCTTCCCAACCTGACCTGTGATCTATGAACCCCAATTCTGGGCTGGCTCGGTGATCTGTGCCTGCAGGCCTGAGATCAGACCACCTGTGGCTGAGTCCCGCTGTGCCACCAACTAGCTCTGAGGTCTCGGACAAGTCACTTGGCCTCCGGGTGCCTCAAACGTCCTCGTGTCCATTTCCAAGGGGTAGCTAAAAAGCCAGACTCACAGACATCAGGAGTAGAATGGTAGTCACCAGGGTCTGGGGAAATGGGGAGCTGCTGTTCAAGGActataaagtttcagttacacAAGATGGATAAGTTCCAGGCACCGCATTGCACCTGTACTGGAGCTCACGACCTGCGTTGGCACCCTGAGTCACTTGTGAAGAGGGCAGAACTCATATTACGTATTCTTATcacaacttttttaaagatttcattcatttattcatgagagacagagagaggcagcgacacaggtggagagagaagcaggctccatgcagggagcccaatgtgggactcgatcccaggactaggatcataccctgggatgaaggcaggacaattttttttaatgggagtaagaaggggcacctaggtggctcagccagtgaagtgtctcccttcggctcaggtcatgatcctgggatcctgagattgagtcccacattgggggtccctctgcccctgctcctccccagctcatgttttctcttctctctctctcaaataaataaataatatatttttttaatgggggtAAAAGGAGTAGCTACCAGATTGGATTGTTCTGAGaacaaaatgaagtaaaacaCACAAACTGCGGGCCAGGCAAGTTTGAAGGTAAAAGCATAGGTTTGCCGGACGGACGTGGAAAGCCAGAGGCTAGATCCACCCTCCACACCAGAAACGACCAAGACAACTATGAGAAGCCACCCTTTCTCAAGACACTTGGATCTCAAGCAACAAAGGGCTTGGAGGATCCCTGAGAGACAGGGAACAACGAGAGGAGCCCAGTGGTTCTGGCTGCTGCAAAGGGAAAGTTTTCAGGCCAGGCAGCGGGGAGGGGAAATCCAAGCAAAGCCCAGCAGGCTGACTCCCTGGGGTGAGGACATGAAATTGAGAGTCTGGGGAGTGCAAGggtcagagaggagagagctgcCCACAGAATCCGGGAGGTCTGCAAAGAGCTCCCCCCAAACCTTAGCAACATCCTGAG
The Vulpes lagopus strain Blue_001 chromosome 10, ASM1834538v1, whole genome shotgun sequence genome window above contains:
- the ASGR2 gene encoding asialoglycoprotein receptor 2 isoform X3, yielding MLHAPELLCVHICMCSHGGLPPHRPLLLQRLCSGFRLSLLVLGFNVLMLVAICVIGSQRAQLEEDLRILKENFSHFSSGVLMELGVLLSDGSGASSQLTSLEAKLEKQQRDVKADHATLLLHLKHFPSDLRILTCQVAFFQSNGTDCCPVNWLEYEGSCYWFSRSGKTWEEAEKYCQLESAHLVVVNSREEQKFILQHTNPFDTWIGLTDSEGSWRWVDGTDYQQSYKNWAATQPDDWQGHEVGGGEDCAEVRANGRWNDNFCKQVQRWVCEMRRNVTG
- the ASGR2 gene encoding asialoglycoprotein receptor 2 isoform X1; the encoded protein is MAKDCQDIQQLDSEDSDQQLGRGEGPGPCGHGPRREDRFCRRLPPHRPLLLQRLCSGFRLSLLVLGFNVLMLVAICVIGSQRAQLEEDLRILKENFSHFSSGVLMELGVLLSDGSGASSQLTSLEAKLEKQQRDVKADHATLLLHLKHFPSDLRILTCQVAFFQSNGTDCCPVNWLEYEGSCYWFSRSGKTWEEAEKYCQLESAHLVVVNSREEQKFILQHTNPFDTWIGLTDSEGSWRWVDGTDYQQSYKNWAATQPDDWQGHEVGGGEDCAEVRANGRWNDNFCKQVQRWVCEMRRNVTG
- the ASGR2 gene encoding asialoglycoprotein receptor 2 isoform X2, encoding MAKDCQDIQQLDSEDSDQQLGRGEGPGPCGHGPRREDRFCRRLPPHRPLLLQRLCSGFRLSLLVLGFNVLMLVAICVIGSQRAQLEEDLRILKENFSHFSSGVLMELGVLLSDGSGASSQLTSLEAKLEKQQRDVKADHATLLLHLKHFPSDLRILTCQVAFFQSNGTDCCPVNWLEYEGSCYWFSRSGKTWEEAEKYCQLESAHLVVVNSREEQVSPTVRAPGDGWTAPTISRATRTGRPPNQTTGRATRWAEVKTVLKSGPMAAGMTTSASRCSAGCAR